From Diospyros lotus cultivar Yz01 chromosome 4, ASM1463336v1, whole genome shotgun sequence, a single genomic window includes:
- the LOC127799465 gene encoding mediator of RNA polymerase II transcription subunit 33A isoform X1, translating into MAVVVSSNSSLWDSVLEQTQVAQEKGSDPLAWAIQLSSHLNSAGVSLPSPELADLLVSNICWANNIPVAWKFLDKAMAFKVVPPLLVLALLSTRVIPSRKSRPAAYRIYMELLRRHALTLKSQTDVPNYPKIMNLIDNVLHFSQIFGLLGSEPGIVVVEYIFSTVWQLLDASLDDEGLLELAPEKKSKWITKSQDMEVDSDENYDEKRIQYQERLQNINTLTAIELIGQFLQNKVTSRILYLARQNMSAQWVDFVQRMQLLIENSSALKNSKIITADALLQLTSDTRKILSRECKASFAQDFHEIMASGSLVSSSGLCHGVSRSALWLPLDLALEDAMDGSQVNATSAVEIITGLLKALKSFNGTTWHESFLGLWMAALRFVQRERDPIEGPVPRLDTRLCMLLTITTLVVADLIEEEESMQTDAIENIDNSQCEGRQVLGKRRVDLISSLQSLGNYKSLLTPPPAVISAANQAALKAMMFVSGINISSAYFDCISMKDMPMNCSGNMHHLIVESCIARNLLDTSAYFWPGYVNGLINQIPQTLPVQVSSWSSFMKGTPLTSTLINALVSVPASSLAELEKVFEIAVKGSDDDKIAAATILCGASLVRGWRIQDHAVHFITRLLSPPVPADYSGNESHLIGYAPMLNILLVGIAPVDCVQIFSLHGLVPQLAASLMAICEVFGSCVPNVSWTLPAGEEISAHAVFSNAFALLLKLWQFNHPPLEYAVGDVPPVGSLLTPEYLLLVRNSHLVSSGNIHSNQYRRRLSAVASSSSPKPIFVDSFPKLRVWYRQHQACIASPLSGLVHGTVHQIVDGLLSMMFRKINRASPSLNSITSGSSSSSGPGIEDASVRPKLPAWDVLEAVPFVVDAALTSCAHGRLSPRELCTGLKDLADFLPASLATIVSYFSAEVTRGVWKPVLMNGTDWPSPAANLSTVEEQIKKILAATGVDVPSLVAGRSCPATLPLPLAAFVSLTITYKLDKVSQRFLDLAGPALESLAAGCPWPCMPIVASLWTQKVKRWKDFLEFSASRTIFQHNNDSVVQLIKSCFAATLGLNVSPLSSNGGVGALLGHGFGSHFYGGISPVAPGILYLRVYRSIRDIMFLREEIISILMRSVRDIARSALPRERLEKAKKAKNSMGSGQLSLATAMTRVKLAASLGASLIWLSGGLALVQSLIKETLPSWFISVHRSEQEEGSGGAVAMLEGYALAYFAVLCGTFAWGVDSSSSSSKWRPIILGFHMEFLASALDGKISLGCSWATWRAYLSGFLSLMVACTPTWVLEVDVQVLKRLSNGLRQWDEEELAIALLGVGGVGTMGVAAGLIIETEI; encoded by the exons GGTTATTCCTAGTCGAAAATCCAGGCCCGCAGCGTATAGGATTTACATGGAACTCCTTAGAAGACATGCTTTGACACTAAAATCTCAAACAGATGTGCCAAATTACCCGAA GATCATGAATCTGATAGACAATGTTCTTCACTTCTCCCAGATTTTTGGTCTGCTAGGAAGTGAACCTGGCATTGTTGTGGTTGAATATATCTTTTCAACTGTCTGGCAGCTGCTTGATGCATCATTAGATGATGAAGGGTTGCTGGAGCTGGCTccagaaaagaaatcaaaatggaTAACAAAATCTCAAGATATGGAAGTAGACAGTGACGAGAATTATGATGAGAAGAGGATTCAATATCAAGAAAGATTGCAGAACATAAATACTTTGACAGCCATAGAGTTGATCGGGCAATTTCTGCAAAATAAAGTAACTTCCAGGATTCTTTACTTGGCACGCCAAAACAT GTCCGCACAATGGGTAGATTTTGTCCAGCGAATGCAGCTGCTTATAGAAAATTCATCAGCATTaaagaattcaaaaattataactGCAGATGCTCTTCTGCAGCTGACATCAGATACTCGCAAAATTCTGTCTCGGGAATGCAAAGCAAGTTTTGCCCAAGATTTCCACGAGATTATGGCATCTGGATCCCTAGTTTCTTCTTCTGGTCTTTGTCATGGAGTTAGTCGTTCTGCACTTTGGCTTCCTCTTGATCTGGCGCTAGAAGATGCAATGGATGGTTCACAGGTTAATGCGACAAGTGCAGTTGAAATAATAACTG GTCTGCTCAAGGCTCTTAAATCATTTAATGGAACCACTTGGCATGAAAGCTTTTTAGGTCTTTGGATGGCAGCTCTTCGTTTCGTTCAGAGG GAGAGAGATCCAATTGAGGGCCCTGTACCTCGGCTAGATACTCGCTTGTGCATGCTGTTGACAATCACAACTCTTGTGGTTGCTGATCTAATTGAGGAAGAGGAGAGTATGCAAACTGATGCCATCGAAAACATAGACAACAGTCAGTGTGAAGGAAGGCAGGTTCTTGGAAAGCGTCGTGTGGATTTGATATCCAGCTTACAGAGTCTGGGCAACTATAAGAGCTTGCTGACTCCACCTCCAGCAGTTATTTCTGCTGCCAACCAGGCTGCTCTGAAAGCAATGATGTTTGTTTCAGGAATCAATATTAGCAGTGCATATTTTGACTGCATTAGCATGAAAGACATGCCCATGAACTGTT CTGGGAACATGCATCATTTGATAGTAGAGAGTTGTATAGCCAGAAACCTGCTAGACACGTCAGCATATTTCTGGCCTGGCTATGTGAATGGGCTCATCAATCAAATCCCTCAGACTTTACCTGTTCAAGTGTCCAGTTGGTCATCCTTCATGAAGGGAACCCCACTTACTTCAACTCTGATAAATGCCTTAGTCTCAGTTCCTGCTTCAAG CTTAGCAGAGCTCGAAAAAGTATTTGAGATTGCGGTCAAAGGATCAGATGATGACAAGATTGCTGCTGCCACTATTCTCTGTGGGGCCTCTCTGGTACGGGGTTGGAGGATACAG GATCACGCTGTCCATTTTATAACTAGATTACTCTCTCCACCAGTTCCTGCTGATTATTCTGGGAATGAGAGCCATTTGATAGGCTATGCTCCAATGCTCAATATCCTCCTCGTTGGTATAGCACCGGTTGACTGTGTTCAGATATTCTCACTACATGGCTTG GTTCCACAACTTGCAGCTTCATTGATGGCAATCTGTGAGGTATTTGGCTCATGTGTGCCTAATGTCTCATGGACTCTTCCAGCAGGAGAAGAGATTTCTGCTCATGCTGTGTTTTCGAATGCATTTGCACTTCTTCTAAAGCTATGGCAGTTTAACCATCCGCCTCTTGAGTATGCAGTGGGTGATGTACCCCCAGTAGGTTCCTTACTAACTCCCGAATACCTTCTACTGGTAAGAAATTCCCACCTAGTTTCTTCTGGAAACATCCACAGCAATCAATATAGGAGGAGACTCTCAGCTGTTGCAAGTTCATCCTCTCCAAAGCCTATATTTGTGGACTCATTTCCAAAGCTAAGAGTATGGTATCGACAACATCAAGCTTGTATAGCTTCCCCGCTCTCTGGTCTTGTTCATGGAACTGTTCATCAGATTGTTGATGGGCTTCTTAGCATGATGTTCAGAAAGATTAACAGAGCCAGCCCGTCTCTGAATTCTATAACATCAGGAAGTAGTAGCTCATCTGGGCCTGGCATTGAAGATGCGTCTGTGAGGCCTAAATTACCAGCGTGGGATGTCCTTGAAGCTGTTCCTTTCGTGGTTGATGCTGCTCTAACATCATGCGCCCATGGAAGACTGTCTCCTCGTGAACTATGTACAG GGCTTAAAGATTTGGCTGATTTTCTCCCGGCATCTCTGGCAACCATCGTAAGTTATTTCTCTGCAGAAGTTACTCGAGGCGTCTGGAAACCAGTTCTTATGAATGGAACGGATTGGCCGAGCCCTGCTGCAAACCTGTCTACTGTTGAGGAACAGATCAAGAAAATCCTAGCTGCCACTGGCGTAGATGTTCCAAGCCTTGTTGCAG GAAGAAGCTGTCCAGCCACACTTCCACTGCCTTTGGCAGCCTTTGTAAGCCTTACTATAACCTATAAGCTTGACAAAGTGTCGCAGCGTTTTCTTGATCTGGCCGGCCCAGCCTTGGAGTCTCTTGCTGCAGGTTGTCCTTGGCCATGCATGCCAATCGTGGCTTCCTTGTGGACCCAAAAGGTGAAGCGCTGGAAGGATTTCCTTGAATTTTCTGCCTCTCGCACCATATTCCAGCACAACAACGATTCAGTGGTTCAGCTTATCAAGAGCTGCTTTGCTGCGACACTCGGCCTGAACGTGAGTCCTTTATCAAGCAATGGGGGTGTTGGGGCACTTCTTGGCCATGGATTTGGCTCCCATTTCTATGGCGGGATATCTCCTGTTGCGCCAGGGATATTGTATCTTCGAGTTTACAGATCCATCAGGGACATAATGTTCTTAAGGGAAGAGATCATTTCTATCTTGATGCGATCTGTGAGAGATATAGCACGCAGTGCACTGCCGAGGGAGAGATTGGAAAAGGCCAAGAAAGCTAAAAATTCAATGGGATCTGGACAACTTTCACTTGCTACAGCAATGACTCGGGTGAAGCTTGCTGCTTCACTCGGGGCATCTTTGATATGGTTATCCGGTGGCTTGGCACTTGTTCAGTCACTGATAAAAGAAACACTGCCTTCTTGGTTTATATCTGTTCACAGGTCTGAGCAGGAAGAAGGTTCAGGTGGGGCCGTCGCAATGCTCGAGGGCTATGCGCTAGCATACTTCGCTGTGCTCTGTGGAACTTTTGCCTGGGGTGTGGACTCATCCTCTTCATCATCCAAGTGGCGCCCAATAATCCTTGGGTTCCATATGGAATTTCTTGCTAGTGCACTTGACGGGAAGATTTCACTCGGCTGTAGCTGGGCCACTTGGCGCGCCTATCTGTCCGGTTTTCTAAGCCTAATGGTAGCTTGCACACCTACTTGGGTATTGGAAGTCGACGTCCAAGTGCTAAAGAGGCTGAGTAATGGGCTGAGGCAATGGGACGAGGAGGAGCTAGCAATTGCTTTGCTGGGGGTTGGTGGGGTCGGTACAATGGGTGTAGCAGCTGGACTGATCATTGAAACTGAGATATAG
- the LOC127799465 gene encoding mediator of RNA polymerase II transcription subunit 33A isoform X2: MVIPSRKSRPAAYRIYMELLRRHALTLKSQTDVPNYPKIMNLIDNVLHFSQIFGLLGSEPGIVVVEYIFSTVWQLLDASLDDEGLLELAPEKKSKWITKSQDMEVDSDENYDEKRIQYQERLQNINTLTAIELIGQFLQNKVTSRILYLARQNMSAQWVDFVQRMQLLIENSSALKNSKIITADALLQLTSDTRKILSRECKASFAQDFHEIMASGSLVSSSGLCHGVSRSALWLPLDLALEDAMDGSQVNATSAVEIITGLLKALKSFNGTTWHESFLGLWMAALRFVQRERDPIEGPVPRLDTRLCMLLTITTLVVADLIEEEESMQTDAIENIDNSQCEGRQVLGKRRVDLISSLQSLGNYKSLLTPPPAVISAANQAALKAMMFVSGINISSAYFDCISMKDMPMNCSGNMHHLIVESCIARNLLDTSAYFWPGYVNGLINQIPQTLPVQVSSWSSFMKGTPLTSTLINALVSVPASSLAELEKVFEIAVKGSDDDKIAAATILCGASLVRGWRIQDHAVHFITRLLSPPVPADYSGNESHLIGYAPMLNILLVGIAPVDCVQIFSLHGLVPQLAASLMAICEVFGSCVPNVSWTLPAGEEISAHAVFSNAFALLLKLWQFNHPPLEYAVGDVPPVGSLLTPEYLLLVRNSHLVSSGNIHSNQYRRRLSAVASSSSPKPIFVDSFPKLRVWYRQHQACIASPLSGLVHGTVHQIVDGLLSMMFRKINRASPSLNSITSGSSSSSGPGIEDASVRPKLPAWDVLEAVPFVVDAALTSCAHGRLSPRELCTGLKDLADFLPASLATIVSYFSAEVTRGVWKPVLMNGTDWPSPAANLSTVEEQIKKILAATGVDVPSLVAGRSCPATLPLPLAAFVSLTITYKLDKVSQRFLDLAGPALESLAAGCPWPCMPIVASLWTQKVKRWKDFLEFSASRTIFQHNNDSVVQLIKSCFAATLGLNVSPLSSNGGVGALLGHGFGSHFYGGISPVAPGILYLRVYRSIRDIMFLREEIISILMRSVRDIARSALPRERLEKAKKAKNSMGSGQLSLATAMTRVKLAASLGASLIWLSGGLALVQSLIKETLPSWFISVHRSEQEEGSGGAVAMLEGYALAYFAVLCGTFAWGVDSSSSSSKWRPIILGFHMEFLASALDGKISLGCSWATWRAYLSGFLSLMVACTPTWVLEVDVQVLKRLSNGLRQWDEEELAIALLGVGGVGTMGVAAGLIIETEI, from the exons AT GGTTATTCCTAGTCGAAAATCCAGGCCCGCAGCGTATAGGATTTACATGGAACTCCTTAGAAGACATGCTTTGACACTAAAATCTCAAACAGATGTGCCAAATTACCCGAA GATCATGAATCTGATAGACAATGTTCTTCACTTCTCCCAGATTTTTGGTCTGCTAGGAAGTGAACCTGGCATTGTTGTGGTTGAATATATCTTTTCAACTGTCTGGCAGCTGCTTGATGCATCATTAGATGATGAAGGGTTGCTGGAGCTGGCTccagaaaagaaatcaaaatggaTAACAAAATCTCAAGATATGGAAGTAGACAGTGACGAGAATTATGATGAGAAGAGGATTCAATATCAAGAAAGATTGCAGAACATAAATACTTTGACAGCCATAGAGTTGATCGGGCAATTTCTGCAAAATAAAGTAACTTCCAGGATTCTTTACTTGGCACGCCAAAACAT GTCCGCACAATGGGTAGATTTTGTCCAGCGAATGCAGCTGCTTATAGAAAATTCATCAGCATTaaagaattcaaaaattataactGCAGATGCTCTTCTGCAGCTGACATCAGATACTCGCAAAATTCTGTCTCGGGAATGCAAAGCAAGTTTTGCCCAAGATTTCCACGAGATTATGGCATCTGGATCCCTAGTTTCTTCTTCTGGTCTTTGTCATGGAGTTAGTCGTTCTGCACTTTGGCTTCCTCTTGATCTGGCGCTAGAAGATGCAATGGATGGTTCACAGGTTAATGCGACAAGTGCAGTTGAAATAATAACTG GTCTGCTCAAGGCTCTTAAATCATTTAATGGAACCACTTGGCATGAAAGCTTTTTAGGTCTTTGGATGGCAGCTCTTCGTTTCGTTCAGAGG GAGAGAGATCCAATTGAGGGCCCTGTACCTCGGCTAGATACTCGCTTGTGCATGCTGTTGACAATCACAACTCTTGTGGTTGCTGATCTAATTGAGGAAGAGGAGAGTATGCAAACTGATGCCATCGAAAACATAGACAACAGTCAGTGTGAAGGAAGGCAGGTTCTTGGAAAGCGTCGTGTGGATTTGATATCCAGCTTACAGAGTCTGGGCAACTATAAGAGCTTGCTGACTCCACCTCCAGCAGTTATTTCTGCTGCCAACCAGGCTGCTCTGAAAGCAATGATGTTTGTTTCAGGAATCAATATTAGCAGTGCATATTTTGACTGCATTAGCATGAAAGACATGCCCATGAACTGTT CTGGGAACATGCATCATTTGATAGTAGAGAGTTGTATAGCCAGAAACCTGCTAGACACGTCAGCATATTTCTGGCCTGGCTATGTGAATGGGCTCATCAATCAAATCCCTCAGACTTTACCTGTTCAAGTGTCCAGTTGGTCATCCTTCATGAAGGGAACCCCACTTACTTCAACTCTGATAAATGCCTTAGTCTCAGTTCCTGCTTCAAG CTTAGCAGAGCTCGAAAAAGTATTTGAGATTGCGGTCAAAGGATCAGATGATGACAAGATTGCTGCTGCCACTATTCTCTGTGGGGCCTCTCTGGTACGGGGTTGGAGGATACAG GATCACGCTGTCCATTTTATAACTAGATTACTCTCTCCACCAGTTCCTGCTGATTATTCTGGGAATGAGAGCCATTTGATAGGCTATGCTCCAATGCTCAATATCCTCCTCGTTGGTATAGCACCGGTTGACTGTGTTCAGATATTCTCACTACATGGCTTG GTTCCACAACTTGCAGCTTCATTGATGGCAATCTGTGAGGTATTTGGCTCATGTGTGCCTAATGTCTCATGGACTCTTCCAGCAGGAGAAGAGATTTCTGCTCATGCTGTGTTTTCGAATGCATTTGCACTTCTTCTAAAGCTATGGCAGTTTAACCATCCGCCTCTTGAGTATGCAGTGGGTGATGTACCCCCAGTAGGTTCCTTACTAACTCCCGAATACCTTCTACTGGTAAGAAATTCCCACCTAGTTTCTTCTGGAAACATCCACAGCAATCAATATAGGAGGAGACTCTCAGCTGTTGCAAGTTCATCCTCTCCAAAGCCTATATTTGTGGACTCATTTCCAAAGCTAAGAGTATGGTATCGACAACATCAAGCTTGTATAGCTTCCCCGCTCTCTGGTCTTGTTCATGGAACTGTTCATCAGATTGTTGATGGGCTTCTTAGCATGATGTTCAGAAAGATTAACAGAGCCAGCCCGTCTCTGAATTCTATAACATCAGGAAGTAGTAGCTCATCTGGGCCTGGCATTGAAGATGCGTCTGTGAGGCCTAAATTACCAGCGTGGGATGTCCTTGAAGCTGTTCCTTTCGTGGTTGATGCTGCTCTAACATCATGCGCCCATGGAAGACTGTCTCCTCGTGAACTATGTACAG GGCTTAAAGATTTGGCTGATTTTCTCCCGGCATCTCTGGCAACCATCGTAAGTTATTTCTCTGCAGAAGTTACTCGAGGCGTCTGGAAACCAGTTCTTATGAATGGAACGGATTGGCCGAGCCCTGCTGCAAACCTGTCTACTGTTGAGGAACAGATCAAGAAAATCCTAGCTGCCACTGGCGTAGATGTTCCAAGCCTTGTTGCAG GAAGAAGCTGTCCAGCCACACTTCCACTGCCTTTGGCAGCCTTTGTAAGCCTTACTATAACCTATAAGCTTGACAAAGTGTCGCAGCGTTTTCTTGATCTGGCCGGCCCAGCCTTGGAGTCTCTTGCTGCAGGTTGTCCTTGGCCATGCATGCCAATCGTGGCTTCCTTGTGGACCCAAAAGGTGAAGCGCTGGAAGGATTTCCTTGAATTTTCTGCCTCTCGCACCATATTCCAGCACAACAACGATTCAGTGGTTCAGCTTATCAAGAGCTGCTTTGCTGCGACACTCGGCCTGAACGTGAGTCCTTTATCAAGCAATGGGGGTGTTGGGGCACTTCTTGGCCATGGATTTGGCTCCCATTTCTATGGCGGGATATCTCCTGTTGCGCCAGGGATATTGTATCTTCGAGTTTACAGATCCATCAGGGACATAATGTTCTTAAGGGAAGAGATCATTTCTATCTTGATGCGATCTGTGAGAGATATAGCACGCAGTGCACTGCCGAGGGAGAGATTGGAAAAGGCCAAGAAAGCTAAAAATTCAATGGGATCTGGACAACTTTCACTTGCTACAGCAATGACTCGGGTGAAGCTTGCTGCTTCACTCGGGGCATCTTTGATATGGTTATCCGGTGGCTTGGCACTTGTTCAGTCACTGATAAAAGAAACACTGCCTTCTTGGTTTATATCTGTTCACAGGTCTGAGCAGGAAGAAGGTTCAGGTGGGGCCGTCGCAATGCTCGAGGGCTATGCGCTAGCATACTTCGCTGTGCTCTGTGGAACTTTTGCCTGGGGTGTGGACTCATCCTCTTCATCATCCAAGTGGCGCCCAATAATCCTTGGGTTCCATATGGAATTTCTTGCTAGTGCACTTGACGGGAAGATTTCACTCGGCTGTAGCTGGGCCACTTGGCGCGCCTATCTGTCCGGTTTTCTAAGCCTAATGGTAGCTTGCACACCTACTTGGGTATTGGAAGTCGACGTCCAAGTGCTAAAGAGGCTGAGTAATGGGCTGAGGCAATGGGACGAGGAGGAGCTAGCAATTGCTTTGCTGGGGGTTGGTGGGGTCGGTACAATGGGTGTAGCAGCTGGACTGATCATTGAAACTGAGATATAG